Proteins encoded together in one Triticum dicoccoides isolate Atlit2015 ecotype Zavitan chromosome 7B, WEW_v2.0, whole genome shotgun sequence window:
- the LOC119338903 gene encoding choline-phosphate cytidylyltransferase 2-like codes for MAVLELWPHRSEKETVAFCGSVSTWVYADGIYDLFHFGHARALERAKKSFPNTYLLVGCCSDEVTQWYKGKTVMTEEERYESLRHCKWVDQVIPDAPWIINQELLDKHRIDYVAHDTLP; via the exons ATGGCCGTGCTTGAATTGTGGCCTCATCGCTCTGAAAAGGAAACCGTTGCATTTTGCGGCTCCGTTTCCACGTG GGTGTACGCCGACGGCATCTACGATCTCTTCCACTTCGGCCATGCTCGCGCGCTCGAACGGGCCAAGAAATC ATTCCCCAACACCTATTTGCTGGTGGGCTGCTGCAGCGACGAGGTCACGCAGTGGTACAAGGGCAAGACAGTCATGACCGAGGAGGAGCGCTACGAATCGCTTCGCCATTGCAA GTGGGTCGACCAAGTCATACCTGATGCTCCCTGGATTATCAACCAGGAGCTCCTCGACAAGCACCGTATCGACTACGTCGCGCACGACACGCTTCC ATAG
- the LOC119338093 gene encoding dnaJ homolog subfamily B member 4-like isoform X2 yields MGLDYYSVLKVNRSATEDDLKKSYRRLAMKWHPDKNPGDNKAEAEAKFKKISEAYEVLSDPQKRTIYDQYGEEGLKASADAGSSSSSMNGSTNHRFNPRNAEDVFAEFFGSSKPFEGMGRAKSMRFQTEGAGTFGGFGGGTESKFRSYNDPVGASSSQPRKPPPVETKLTCTLPELYSGSTRKMKISRNIVRQLGTESEILTIDIKPGWKKGTKITFPDKGNEQPNQLAADLVFVIDEKPHDEYTREGNDLLIYQKIDLVDALAGTTVNLKTLDGRDLVIKLTDVVTPGYELAIAKEGMPIVKENGRRGNLRIRFDVDFPKRLSSEQRQNIRKVLGGGGQPQQ; encoded by the exons ATGGGGCTGGATTACTACAGCGTGCTCAAGGTCAACCGGAGCGCCACGGAGGACGACCTCAAGAAGTCGTACCGCCGGCTGGCCATGAAGTGGCACCCCGACAAGAACCCCGGCGACAACAAGGCAGAGGCCGAGGCCAAGTTCAAGAAGATCTCCGAGGCCTACGAG GTTCTGAGTGATCCGCAGAAGAGGACAATATATGATCAATATGGGgaggagggcctgaaggcctccgcGGACGCCGGTAGCTCGTCGTCATCTATGAATGGCTCCACCAACCACCGCTTCAATCCTCGGAATGCCGAGGACGTCTTTGCTGAGTTCTTCGGCAGCAGCAAGCCTTTTGAGGGGATGGGGCGCGCCAAGTCGATGAGGTTCCAGACAGAAGGCGCCGGCACCTTTGGTGGGTTCGGTGGTGGCACCGAGAGCAAATTCAgatcatacaatgatcctgtcggcGCCAGCTCTAGCCAGCCCCGGAAGCCACCGCCCGTGGAGACGAAGCTTACATGCACGCTTCCAGAGCTATACTCTGGTTCGACACGCAAGATGAAGATATCCAGGAACATTGTCAG GCAACTAGGCACTGAATCGGAGATTCTGACAATCGATATAAAACCCGGATGGAAGAAAGGGACCAAGATCACATTTCCGGACAAGGGCAATGAGCAGCCGAACCAGCTCGCCGCCGATCTCGTCTTTGTCATCGACGAGAAGCCTCATGATGAGTACACGAGGGAAGGCAACGACCTGCTGATATACCAGAAGATCGACCTGGTGGATGCATTGGCAGGAACCACAGTGAATCTGAAGACCCTCGACGGGCGTGACCTGGTGATCAAGCTGACAGACGTGGTAACACCGGGATATGAGCTTGCAATCGCCAAGGAGGGGATGCCTATTGTGAAAGAAAATGGGAGGAGAGGCAATTTGAGAATCAGGTTCGATGTTGATTTCCCGAAGAGACTGTCATCGGAGCAGCGGCAGAATATTAGGAAGGTTCTTGGAGGGGGAGGGCAGCCTCAGCAGTAA
- the LOC119338093 gene encoding dnaJ homolog subfamily B member 4-like isoform X1, with translation MGLDYYSVLKVNRSATEDDLKKSYRRLAMKWHPDKNPGDNKAEAEAKFKKISEAYEVLSDPQKRTIYDQYGEEGLKASADAGSSSSSMNGSTNHRFNPRNAEDVFAEFFGSSKPFEGMGRAKSMRFQTEGAGTFGGFGGGTESKFRSYNDPVGASSSQPRKPPPVETKLTCTLPELYSGSTRKMKISRNIVRSNGQLGTESEILTIDIKPGWKKGTKITFPDKGNEQPNQLAADLVFVIDEKPHDEYTREGNDLLIYQKIDLVDALAGTTVNLKTLDGRDLVIKLTDVVTPGYELAIAKEGMPIVKENGRRGNLRIRFDVDFPKRLSSEQRQNIRKVLGGGGQPQQ, from the exons ATGGGGCTGGATTACTACAGCGTGCTCAAGGTCAACCGGAGCGCCACGGAGGACGACCTCAAGAAGTCGTACCGCCGGCTGGCCATGAAGTGGCACCCCGACAAGAACCCCGGCGACAACAAGGCAGAGGCCGAGGCCAAGTTCAAGAAGATCTCCGAGGCCTACGAG GTTCTGAGTGATCCGCAGAAGAGGACAATATATGATCAATATGGGgaggagggcctgaaggcctccgcGGACGCCGGTAGCTCGTCGTCATCTATGAATGGCTCCACCAACCACCGCTTCAATCCTCGGAATGCCGAGGACGTCTTTGCTGAGTTCTTCGGCAGCAGCAAGCCTTTTGAGGGGATGGGGCGCGCCAAGTCGATGAGGTTCCAGACAGAAGGCGCCGGCACCTTTGGTGGGTTCGGTGGTGGCACCGAGAGCAAATTCAgatcatacaatgatcctgtcggcGCCAGCTCTAGCCAGCCCCGGAAGCCACCGCCCGTGGAGACGAAGCTTACATGCACGCTTCCAGAGCTATACTCTGGTTCGACACGCAAGATGAAGATATCCAGGAACATTGTCAGGTCTAATGG GCAACTAGGCACTGAATCGGAGATTCTGACAATCGATATAAAACCCGGATGGAAGAAAGGGACCAAGATCACATTTCCGGACAAGGGCAATGAGCAGCCGAACCAGCTCGCCGCCGATCTCGTCTTTGTCATCGACGAGAAGCCTCATGATGAGTACACGAGGGAAGGCAACGACCTGCTGATATACCAGAAGATCGACCTGGTGGATGCATTGGCAGGAACCACAGTGAATCTGAAGACCCTCGACGGGCGTGACCTGGTGATCAAGCTGACAGACGTGGTAACACCGGGATATGAGCTTGCAATCGCCAAGGAGGGGATGCCTATTGTGAAAGAAAATGGGAGGAGAGGCAATTTGAGAATCAGGTTCGATGTTGATTTCCCGAAGAGACTGTCATCGGAGCAGCGGCAGAATATTAGGAAGGTTCTTGGAGGGGGAGGGCAGCCTCAGCAGTAA